The Nitrospinota bacterium sequence TGGAAGCATAGTTGTTGATTGTTCGTGTAAGGGCGCTTTTAAAGCCAACAAGGTGTGTTCCCCCATCCAAAGTATTGATATTATTAGCAAAAGAAAATATATTTTCTGAGTAGCTGTCATTATATTGAATAGCGACCTCTACTATGGTGCTGTTTTTGGACTTTTGAAAATATATTGGTTTTTTATGTAATGGTACCTTTTTTTCGTTTATAAGTTTGACAAACTCTATTATCCCTCCTTTATAATAAAACTCTCTATTCTCCCCTTTTCTTTCATCGCTTAGTGATATTTTAAGCCCGCTGTTTAAAAAACTTAACTCCCTCAGCCTTGTTGCTAAAATATCAAAGCTAAAATTTATCTCTTCAAAAATCTTCTTGTCGGGCCAGAATGTTATCTTCGTTCCTCTGCCCTTTGTCTTTGCAATAACTTCTTGCCTACATTGTGGTTTACCTCTTTCATAACGCTGATAATATTTATTGCCATCTCTTTTTATCTCAACCTCAAGTTTTTCAGATAGGGCATTCACAACAGATACCCCAACACCGTGCAACCCCCCAGAAACCTTATAACTGTCTTTATCAAACTTTCCACCGGCGTGGAGTTTTGTTAAAACAACCTCAGCAGCTGGTTTTTTCTCTGTGGGGTGCTCATCAACAGGAATCCCCCTACCATCGTCGATTACTGTTATACTATTATCAATATGTATGGTTACTTTAATATTTTTACAGAAACCTGCCATGGCTTCATCGATACTATTATCAACCACTTCATATACTAAGTGGTGAAGGCCGGTCGAAGCTGTATCACCAATATACATTGCAGGCCTTTTTCTAACTGCTTCTAATCCTTCTAAAACTTTTATTTTTTTTGCATCATAGGTTTCTTCTGCCATTTTATTTCCTTAAAAAACTTATCTGTTAATTATTAACAAAAACTATTAATTATAAATATAATTCAAATAATATAATAATAGTAGTAGTAGGGACTGTTATTTTGTGAACAAAACCATAAGTATATATAATTTTTAAATAATCTTTTAGAAATCGTGTTAAGAAAACCTGAACTATTTCTTCTTACAATATAAACAAACTGATTTATAAGATTTTTACAATAAAAACAAAGAACAATTTACGCTTTATTCACGGTTTATTAACCCTCTAATAAATGCGTTATTGTTTCTATATCGCGGAAAACCTTACTATCTTCTTTTTTTAATATCCCAATCTTTTTACAAGAATGAATTACTGTGGTATGGTCTTTCCCCCCAAAAGACCTTCCGATCTCGGGCAAAGAAGAACCTGTAAAGTTTCTACAAAGATACATCGCAATCTGCCTGGGCATTGTGATAACCCTGTCCCTCTTTTTTGATTTTAAATCTGAAACATGGATACCAAAATATTTTGAGACCACCTTTTGAATAATTTCAATATCTATTTGCTTTTCTCTTTTTAGAAACATATCCTGGAGCACTTCTTTAGCAAGAGTTACATCTATTTCAGTTCCTGTAAGAGAGGAAAAAGCGCTGATACGGGTTAAACAACCCTCCAGCTCCCTTATGTTTGATTTTATTTTATTTGCGATCAAATAAGCTACTTCCAAAGGAATTGTTATATTAACCCTTTCCGCTTTTTTATTTAAAATAGCAATTTTTGTTTCCAGGTCGGGAGGGTGAATATCTGCAATCAGGCCCCATTCGAACCGAGATCTTAACCTCTCTTCTAAACCAGGAATATCTTTTGGAAAACTGTCGCTGGATATTACAATCTGCCTGTGGGATTCATAAAGAGTGTTAAAGGTGTGGAAGAACTCTTCTTGGGTTCTGTCTTTTCCAGAGAAGAACTGGACATCATCTACTAATAAAACATCCATATTTCTATATTTATTTCTAAATTTAGCCATTCTATCGTGTTGGATGGCTCCAATAAGTTCGTTAATAAAACTTTCCGAAGAGAGATATCTAACCTTCATGTTCTGGTCTTTATTTAAAACATAATGACCTATTGCGTGCATTAAATGCGTTTTCCCCAGCCCAACACCCCCATATATAAAAAGGGGATTATAGGACTTGGCAGGAAGATCCGCAACAGCTAACGAGGCTGCATGGGCAAATTGGTTGCTTGCGCCAACAACAAAATTTTCAAACGTATAGTTTGAGTTTAGCCCAATAACCGAGCTGGTTTTTGTCATAGACATATTTTTTTGCTCTTCCTTTGCTCCCTCCTTGCTAACCACAAAAGAAATGTTAAGATCTTTTTTAGATATGTTTTGAACTGTCTCTTTGATAAGAGACATATAATGCTCAGCAATCCAATCTTTAAAAAAGCTATTCGGCACAGAAAGCGTTATTTTTGTTTCATCTATTTCAATAAGGTTAATAGGCCTGAACCAAGTTTCAAAAACCTGTTTTCCCACCTTGTCTGCTATTATTTGAAGGCTTTTATCCCATATCTGTTTCATAAAAAAAGAACCTTTTTATTTAAAAAATTCCGTTGTTGTTAAGACCAAATATTCACAAATTATTCACATATGTGAAAAAATATTAAATCTTTTAAATCAATATATTAAAAAAACACATACAAAAAAAAGATTTTTTAGCAAACACTAAAAAAGTATTCAGATTATATCAAACATAAGATATAATGACAACAAAATTTGTTTGGATAAACACCAAAAACCTCTTATTTTTGTAGATTAAAAAATTATTTCTTGACAATAGAATATTAACAATTTATAAATATTAGTTTATTTCTATTTAAACTTTTAAATTTAAATAAAAGGCTATTAAAAAGGGGAAGATATTGAAAAGAACGTATCAGCCTAAAAAAACAAAAAGAAAGAGAACCCATGGTTTTTTAGCAAGGATGAGCTCCAGGGGAGGGGTTAAAACAATAAAAAGAAGAAGAGAGAAAGGAAGAAAGAGGGTGACCGTCTAAATGAAAGAGAGCTCTCTCAAGAAAAAAGAAAGGTTGAAAAAAAATAGAGAATACATCTATGTATTTAAAAAAGGGAAATACATAGAAACGGAGCTATTAAAAATATATTTTGCTCCCTCCATAGAAAAAAGGGGAAGAATTGGCATAGCCATAAGTACAAAGATGTGTAATAATGTAAAAAGGAACAGTTTAAAAAGAAAAATAAGAGAAGCTCACCGGCTTAATAAAAGAGAGTTAAAAGAAAGCTATGATATAATCATTAGACCAAAAAAGAGCATGATTTG is a genomic window containing:
- the rnpA gene encoding ribonuclease P protein component gives rise to the protein MKESSLKKKERLKKNREYIYVFKKGKYIETELLKIYFAPSIEKRGRIGIAISTKMCNNVKRNSLKRKIREAHRLNKRELKESYDIIIRPKKSMICLTSKQIEAHLVEAFKEISGNVIKKPSGFSNQNLSKSLIPA
- the rpmH gene encoding 50S ribosomal protein L34, with amino-acid sequence MKRTYQPKKTKRKRTHGFLARMSSRGGVKTIKRRREKGRKRVTV
- the dnaA gene encoding chromosomal replication initiator protein DnaA, whose amino-acid sequence is MKQIWDKSLQIIADKVGKQVFETWFRPINLIEIDETKITLSVPNSFFKDWIAEHYMSLIKETVQNISKKDLNISFVVSKEGAKEEQKNMSMTKTSSVIGLNSNYTFENFVVGASNQFAHAASLAVADLPAKSYNPLFIYGGVGLGKTHLMHAIGHYVLNKDQNMKVRYLSSESFINELIGAIQHDRMAKFRNKYRNMDVLLVDDVQFFSGKDRTQEEFFHTFNTLYESHRQIVISSDSFPKDIPGLEERLRSRFEWGLIADIHPPDLETKIAILNKKAERVNITIPLEVAYLIANKIKSNIRELEGCLTRISAFSSLTGTEIDVTLAKEVLQDMFLKREKQIDIEIIQKVVSKYFGIHVSDLKSKKRDRVITMPRQIAMYLCRNFTGSSLPEIGRSFGGKDHTTVIHSCKKIGILKKEDSKVFRDIETITHLLEG